A region of the Carassius auratus strain Wakin linkage group LG36F, ASM336829v1, whole genome shotgun sequence genome:
gtttatgtctatgcaaggggcaaggaactcgaccggaagttgaagtcgggtgggggctgccatcttttagcagaacttcacttgcgttagcattcccattgactcccattcattttggcgtcactttgacagcgaataactttacatctgaggcgtttaaagactccgtttgtccattatttatttctaaagatacacgacaatgtataaagggctccattaccttctatgttacattatggccccgtataaacagtttttgtaaaaaataggctaacgattgcgtcataaccactcggctctctgtcgcattaccgtacagacaggaggagaagctcgcaggcaattaacttagcatggcgtactggcgttacattttaaaatactatacaaaataattaatcagaatacttactcctgctcactcacgccaaagaactccccgctcaagctcgccgtctctgcaagattaacgatggcagtttgcacacacagctaatagaagatttacatctgacgtcgtcaagcttcgtttgagtctgcgcgtcagaaacggaagtgctaaaaaacgctaaaactgggcttcatttgtctcaattgagttccaatggggtcgctgtgtccatttcttttactgtctatgtgtctatgaagaatcacaggtactgggttactccgccgcggtatccacGAAGCAATCTACAATAGTCTGAATattaacacttattataggtgcaccctagtgattcaggacaagctaaaaacacggtttggaaaatggattcatggtgtactcgcttattatatacatttttctacattttgaacacaaacaaagttacggaccgcagctctgatatgaaggtatttttgattcaaattaactgagcacttgtggcagtgcgatttgtagttgtagagaaaagccacacatgtgtatcagtaaatttgaagccacagagataaatgttttaagagttgcaaacctgtagcctttttttctctcccacaaacacaacacaacagttacaccttctcaaattcttcattgcaggtgcacaaatcctattctacaaatcacacatttagaaactcgtacgctcagtgaatgtggtgcaaaacgcatttacacacccgcatcaagaaatgtgcagtcgtggagaaatgttgaacatccgcaaatcagtacgtgaattcatcaaatgagagttgcacacttgtagaatattttctcagaatgtcttgtatatttttctaccacaaacacaaagtacataactacagcttcttgaatctgctgcgatgaagctcaaacactgttttttcgctttcaagcgacaagtttcgcgctctcccttttgcaccgagatatttggttcaaaagtgatttgtgcatctgtagaggtagtgggcgggactgtttagagattacagaatttcagccaatcagaagagctactgagccagtagatatacgccccaagcagttttacgcccctgttgttcctcatgcgtccagtaggggaaggcagtatattagtatatgagcCCAGTCATTTATAAGAACAGCAGACCATATCTATATGTATGATAGCAGCAGACATTCTTGAAGCGATACGGATGAGGTATGTTAAATAATCTGCTAAAGTACttgttgttgattgtattgtgtaatgatgcaacatttattatttataaaagattgatcaattaaataagaaagaatcaatcacctttatttatatagtgctttaaacaaaatacattgcgccaaagcactgaacaacattcatttggaaaacaataatgcaaaatgatagttaaaggcagttcatcattgaattcattgatgtcatctctgttcagttgaaatagtgtctgttttaatttgcaatcaagtcaacgatatcgctgtagatgaagtgaccccaactaagcaagccagaggcgacagcggcaaggaaccgaaactccatcggtgacagaatggagaaaaaaaccttggaggaaaccaggctcagttgggggccagttctcctcttgaccagacgaaaccagcagttcaattccaggctgcagcaaagtcagattgtgcagaagaatcatctgtttcctgtggtcttgtcctggtgctcctctgagacaaggtctttacgggggatctgtatctggggctctagttgtcctggtctccgctgtctttcagggcagtagaggtcctttctaggtgctgatccaccatctggtctggatacgtactggatccgggtgactgcagtgaccctctgatctggacacagactggatctggtggctacggtgacctcggaacaagagagaaacagactaatattagcgtagatgccattcttctaatgatgtagaaagtacgatgttatgtgaagtgttccggttccagtttacctaattaatgcagcctaaaaatcctttaacggatttggatattaaaagcatattagtatgttatgtgtatgccaggttaaagagatgggtctttaatctagatttaaactgcaagagtgtgtctgcctcccgaacaatgttaggtaggttattccagagtttaggagccaaataggaaaaggatctgccgcccgcagttgattttgatattctaggtattatcaaattgcctgagttttgagaacgtagcagacgtagaggagtataatgtaaaaggagctcattcaaatactgaggtgctaaaccattcaaggctttataagtaataagcaatattttaaaatctatacgatgtttgatagggagccagtgcagtgtggacaggaccgggctaatatggtcatacttcctggttctagtaagaactcttgctgctgcattttggactagctgtagtttgtttaccaagcgtgcagaacaaccacccaataaagcattacagtagtctaaccttgaagtcataaatgcatggattaacatttctgcatttgacattgagagcataggccgtaatttagatatatttttgagatggaaaaatgcagttttacaaatgctagaaacgtggctttctaaggaaagattgcgatcaagtagcacacctaggttcctaactgatgacgaagaattgacagagcaaccatcaagtcttagacagtgttctaagttattacaagcagagtttttaggccctatgattaacacctctgttttttctgaatttagcagtaagaaattactcgtcatccaattttttatatcgactatgcattccattagtttttcaaattggtgtgtttcaccgggctgcgaggaaatatagagctgcgtatcatcagcataacagtgaaagctaacaccatgtttcctgatgatatctcccaagggtaacatataaagcgtgaagagtagcggccctagaactgagccttgaggtactccatactgcacttgtgatcgatatgatacatcttcattcactgctacgaactgatggcggtcatataagtacgatttaaaccatgctaattcacttccactgatgccaacaaagtgttcaagtctatgcaaaagaatgctgtggtcaattgtgtcaaacgcagcactaagatccaataacactaatagagagatacacccacgatcagatgataagagcagatcatttgtaactctaaggagagcagtttcagtactatgatacggtctaaatcctgactggaaatcctcacatataccatttttctctaagaaggaatataattgtgaggataccaccttttctagtatcttggacagaaaagggagattcgagattggtctataattaactagttctctggggtcaatagcgatatcaattcaaaagatggatcagtttatttcgagaggcaaaagtacttgattgagtcagatgttatgtctgactcaaacttaactaaccacagtctatcatcaatggacaaaaaaaaaaaaaaaaaaaaaaaacaatcaaagtgacttgacactttttccaagtgttccatcaatattgttaattgaagatcaggagcgaattgatgttatctacactcagatgacttcaattttggatggcacacctacacacacccacagtgaccagatcagattcattatggatgtcccttttccagaggtatggtcttgtgtgttagttgtgctctgcatggtgtcatattcacatcgtttttaatgtcaaatagtttatccataatgttagatcatttctataaaataatagtttaagtgcttaatatagaaaaggaactttggattttgttgtaaaaaaaaaaaaaagcaaaatgatgcttggcttatttgggctgtgataaatctttctctggtagtccatcatctgtgctcttgctgttgtgaaagatgtgtccatcttggaggctgaggagaaattccttcgaggacctgtcattgacgcaaggtactgtaaggatcctataaaggaaaaaaaaaattgaaacatgacatcctgccattatttataaataaccattgttttctaccactatgcaacttttgcttttttatttatttttatcagtgagtgggatcactttgacagcaggataaagaaacaattaaagaagagtggcaagccataggagagtcatctacaggagtcatgctgttaagaaataaccaagtcatggtgttaagaatttttttttgtgaacaacaatattgtctttcttttaaatgacccttggaactttagaaaattgttaaattttgttggtcttcataaaatgctatgtagaacatgttctgttgctgtataacgagcaattgtgaattgtaaagcaaatatttcatttaggatccatatgattacacagtactgtatgtctaatggcctgaatatggttaatatctaaatataacttaatataaattcacaacatcatatatcagtcaatctctgtatataaaaacagtttataaatatatataaataatacattttacagtaggtcataggtctgcagcctccccctactggacgcatgaggaacaacaggggcgtaaaactgcttggggcgtatatctaccggctcagtagctcttctgattggctgaaattctgtaatctctaaacagtcccgcccactacctctacagatgcacaaatcacttttgaaccaaatatctcggtgcaaaagggagagcgcgaaacttgtcgcttgaaagcgaaaaaaacagtgtttgagcttcatcgcagcagattcaagaagctgtagttatgtactttgtgtttgtggtagaaaaatatacaagacattctgagaaaatattctacaagtgtgcaactctcatttgatgaattcacgtactgatttgcggatgttcaacatttctccacgactgcacatttcttgatgcgggtgtgtaaatgcgttttgcaccacattcactgagcgtacgagtttctaaatgtgtgatttgtagaataggatttgtgcacctgcaatgaagaatttgagaaggtgtaactgttgtgttgtgtttgtgggagagaaaaaaaggctacaggtttgcaactcttaaaacatttcactctgtggcttcaaatttactgatacacatgtgtggcttttctctacaactacaaatcgcactgccacaggtgctcagttaatttgaatcaaaaataccttcatactctgattggttgtttcttaacgggagcgatgtatttctgcaaatggcaataggacactgggaggagccagaggagcttgatttttacaaagattatctgtctcatattctactatcaggacataatgacaggtttaacaaataatgtaaaaaatatatatttttacaaaagttacctactgcagctttaaagtatAACAATAAATCCTAAATCCCAGCACATGTGGCAAGtccatttactttttaatatattaattaaatatattacttaaactgataaataaaatgatttttttttttttttttgtactttatgtATTTCCCATGACTGAAAAGATTGGGACTCAAAAGAAGGGACATCATGTCACCATATTTTGATATCTTAATTATCCTAAAATCCAACATTTAGCATTGTAACTAtaatggggcatgttgtcacagcAATTATTTGACATGAACACTGTTTATCTGTGATAACTACCTACATTGAAAAGAACATATTTAAGGTATTACACAATGTCTTTAAAATGTAACCAGTGAGAGAATTCTAAATATTCTGAAATGAAACGAAAAGGGAATAAGTAGACTTGAATTTCTATGATtgattcataaaataataataataataataacttacaggcatttttattattcaacagACTCAGACTCAGCAGCAAGTGTCTGTAAATGAATCTGTCCTTCAAACATCTGGATTTAGTTTGGATATGGCTATTATAAACATGTCCTAGGAACTCTTCCCTTGTCAAGAGGATTGTAAAGAGctctaaaaacatattttatttatggcCTTCATATTCACCTTATGAATCAGGCATAGAATGAGAAAAATAATAAGTTATACAACGTAAGGCGACTGCTTGTGCTCAGTGGGACAGTCAGCTCGAGGGTAATGGTGTGCAGACACATGAGGTCCCAGCTCGAGCATATCACTGTACCTGAAACATCTGTGTAAGCACTGCCTAGAAACGAACAAGTATTGCAGAAATAACAATTGTCTATTTTAAACTAAACTTAACATTAGATTAAAGATCCTTAAAGGGaactgaattaataaaatcaCAGTCAGATCTGTTGATAGAAGATGCTTCAAAGAAATTAATGCAGCTATattgctattttaaaaaaaatgggcTTATAAAAGAGCAAGTTGTTTAAACGATTGCTCAAAATaagattgaaataaaaataaacatgaaggTATATTGTGCATGGAGTCATAGCAAAAGACAACTTAAACGTAAGTCTTAAATTAATGCAGGTGTAAACAGGCAAAAATGAACTTAAGAAGAATATGTACATACAGTGATCCAAAAACTGTTTGGACACTTACTTTTACACCACACTGAACAGAATGTCACCACATTAGATGAAAAATCCTTAAATTAATACACCAAGTGacatttacattataaaacataCTCAAATCAATAGTTTGTTTGGTTTTAAATGATCGGCCAACAGATATGCTGAAAAATGAAGTTTTATAAAGTACAGTATAACATTCTGTTTGCGAAATGTTAACATCACGTTTATAATTAATGTGGTGAACTGACTTCATACATTCACTGAAATAATGCTTGGATCAGTTGTTCTCAGAAAATATGCCTCTTGGATTAAAATTAATCTAATGCAATGAAATTGATACATTTGAACTGATTTCCAGGCCACTGTGATGAAGTTACTTTGTGACAAATTCATAGGGCTGTAGTCAACCAAAGAAATGCTTAGTCGACCAAAGTCCTGTCCTGCGCAACTATCAgtcgactaaaaaaaaaaaaacgcgatgttttgaattttgattgaacatttattaaacaattatgaGCATTTgtaaaacaacaatgaaaaaactcaataatacaaaaaactataataataatacaattctttgaaaattaagtgattttgttttttactgcAAAGTGAGGAGCGCTGTCCTAGGTCTATAGAGACCGTGCACCTGACCACACCACacgctaaaaaaattaaaaggcagCATTTACGCACAGGTGCAGGGTGTTGCCTGCACATCTAACCAACTCCACGTCTGGCCACTGACCGGATCCCTTGATTCCCTTCAGTAATTCCACCGAGAGCACGTTGGCAGCATTTTCCGTTACCACTGACACCCACTTCTCTGGTGGAATGTGGTAAGCGTTCGCGACTTGATTGAGTCGCGCAGCGATATTTTCTCTCGTGTGCGCTTCATCCATCTGCTTTGTTTCTAACATAACGCTATTCATTTTCCAGTCCACATCGATAAAACGGGCCGTAACTATCATGTCTGCCTCCATTCTAAGCGAAGACCACAAATCAGTTGTGAGGCCTACAGCCTCCGAGGATTGGAGAAACGTTAACtggtttacatttactttaagtCTATCAAACCGCGAACGTAGCGCACGCATCCCGTGCTGGCACAGTATATCTTGGCTCAACGATTTTAAACATGTTCTTAAAGATTTCTTGGATATTTTGTCGACTAAAGCCAAAAAAGTACCGTTCTAACTGATGAATACAGCAAATCTACCTATATTCCTTACTGAGCGCGAAGCAGCAGTGCAGCCAGCCACAGATGCTGTTCCAGAGTGTTCACGTGGTGCGCTAAACTGTGGCGCTGTTATAAAATAGCCTAAATGAAAGCATTTATAGTTTGGGATAAAACATAGGCTAATTATATTTagaatactgtaatatataacTGCCAATAAAGGAATAAATATCAAGGAGTAAATCAATGAAAATTTATttattggtgaaaaaaaaaacaattatgcaaCTGGTCGACCAATGAGAATGTCAGTCGACCAAGACGGCATCGACCGATAAGTCAACTAAACGACTAAAGTTGACAGCCCTACAAATTCAACACGCTTGATACAAGATAATTTTGAGTCCCTTCGTGTGTTATCAAAGGTCTCCCTTTGTTGTCCCTCGTACCCACACAGGAATGACTCCTTTGTCCAGGCTTTCTCTTTTTTACATCCCCAGTACTGGCATTGCTGGCTGTTGTGGCTGTAGAAGAAGCTTGGTCAACACTGTATGTGTAACGAAGCAGATTGCGAATGTTACCGATAGCCTGCATGCGCCTCGGGTCGCTGAGTCTGTGCTCTCGAGATTGGTGTCTGGGATCCGGCTGATGAACCCTGCTCTCACTGCTGCTCCTTTTAGGAAAACCTGAGGCCTGGCCCTTCTTCTCCAGGAGTGGACTCGGCCGTGTGTGGTGGTGGTAGGCATAAGAGCGGCATGGGACGTTCAAGATGGGATACTGAttctggcagtgtgggcaggtacAGCTTGACAGCTGAAGGGTGGGAGCTCTGGCCAAACAGGAGAGTGGTGTCAAAGAGAACACACGCTGGCACTGGAGGATGCATTTAGGAGAGCTGAGGCTGAGATGAGAAGACGAATGAGGCAAGTGGCAACCTTTAAGAAATGGGGTGTTGGATTTTCTGCCATCTTCTTGGACGGTTTGGATCTGATGCCATTCCAATTGCAATAACCAGTCCAAGTATCTCTCAAGCTGCCCACTGGGCTTGGGACAAGGAATGCCCTTGCCTTCACTGTTCAAGGACACAGCTAACTGCTGGAGACTCCAGGAATTGAAAGGAGGTGGTAAGAAATCTGGATAGCTGCTGTGCACTCGACAAGAAGGTCTTGAGGCATGAAAGTCAGACGGATCTATGACCTCTGCACGTAGATTGAGGTCAGGAGGATAAATTTGAGCAGGAAGCACAGAGTATCTTTCAGAGTCTGAGAGGTCACTAGCACTGTCCTTGTCTTCATCTTTATTTTGTAGTGCACAGCCCTCGGCTTCACTTCTGCACTCTGACGAGTCTTCTCCCTGATCTTGTAGGGAATGAGGGGTTGCAGGTCTTGCACTTGAACTTTTACCCCTGCCTCCGGTCTCTTTTGCATCATGGCTATTTTCTCTTTGTCGTCTCTCCTTCTGTCCATTTTTGGAAGTGGCATAAGATTTGATTTTAGTGTTGTGTTGCCTTGAGGAACCGAAAGAAAAGGGTTTTAAAtatctggccacactttaatatgccaaaaataattatgtACTTGGTGtggctttatttatatatttattttagctgtTTGTCCtattactgtcacagtgtctgggttgtattccctgggaatccactaggtgtcctccttccccacggtgtctgtcactttattaaTCACATTCCTCACGTCCTCTGCTTAatttgcacccagctgtcactagttaCTAATCATTACACTCGGTCTgattcccattagcgtttgtctctgcttgtgtatttaaagggggggtgaaatgctatttcatgcatactgagttttttacactgttaaagagttggattcccatgctaaacatggacaaagtttcaaaaattaagttgtacgttgaGTGCaaaacacgaacacaaggcaaggggAAGACTGAAAGACGGACATGAATACACAAGGAGTCCATGACACATATAAAAGCACTATTCGGACAGGACTAGTTTTCTATTAACGGTATTAACgatattaacagtttacgcgatcttgctcttgattttattatttgtattatttttctattattatttatttgccgctaagcaaatatatcaaacgtGCGtgtggtaagagcatctacggtaattcacgttggccaaaacacacaaggaaccgcgttgtgaaataaaatatcaccggcaatcacagacattcgcattcggacgggattagttttctcagaggatcactgagtttgctgaaaaacagtagctaatttgctctggaattatcacagaggttgtgtgaggaAAAActcagacgtggcagattcggacgggattaaaatcaccaatacgtctgtgaaacgcagatttctctaacgcccccctgtaaaactagtcccgtccgaatagggcttaagacagaccgggttaaatacacaagcagagacaaacgctaatgggaatcAGACCGAGTGTAATGATTAGtaactagtgacagctgggtgcaaatTAAGCAGAGGACGTGAGGAATGTGAttaataaagtgacagacaccgtggggaaggaggacacctagtggattTCCAGGGaatacaacccagacactgtgacaattacaataaaatgtaatattgtgaccACCCTAAATACAGTTTGGgtcacaaattaaattatttatatatatttaatttttatttttacacattcctttctatttacatgtgtatatacagtacagaccaaaagtttggacacaccttctcattcaaagagttttctttattttcatgactatgaaaattgtagattcacactgaaggcatctaatcaatgaattaacacatgtggaattatatatggaattatatacataacaaaaaagtgtgaaacaactgaaaatatgtaatattgtagcttcttcaaagtagccacctttagctttgattactgctttgcacactcttggctttctcttgatgagcttcagtgtgactctacaatttacatagtcatgaaaataaagaaaactctttgaatgagaaggtgtccaaacttttggtctgtactctataagttttattttaattacttaaatacatGATGAGTTTGCACTGTGTAGCTCAGCTGCATTTTCTGAACTCTGGGTGACAGTTGAGAGAGTAGAGTTACCATGACGATTGCAGCGCATCCTCAGACAACAAAGAGGACCGTTAAGGAAACAACTAATTCTTGTCTCTCTCTCATTTAATGTCAAGgttagttaaattaattaattgccaTACCAAACTGTAATTTACATGTTTTAATGCTCAaacaatttgttattatttattttattaataattttaagacACTTACAGTATGTCATAGAAAAGGTTACTCACGTATCACTTACCTGAAATACTTACTTGAGTTGTTTTCTTAAGATACTTAGACAACAAAGACAACAAAGAGG
Encoded here:
- the LOC113068155 gene encoding uncharacterized protein LOC113068155 isoform X1 — its product is MHKSKKSTKAPLHPPPNNGISQSSEPDSQQRLRRTSLDEMLIMANPSGSILRKQLKQHNTKIKSYATSKNGQKERRQRENSHDAKETGGRGKSSSARPATPHSLQDQGEDSSECRSEAEGCALQNKDEDKDSASDLSDSERYSVLPAQIYPPDLNLRAEVIDPSDFHASRPSCRVHSSYPDFLPPPFNSWSLQQLAVSLNSEGKGIPCPKPSGQLERYLDWLLQLEWHQIQTVQEDGRKSNTPFLKGCHLPHSSSHLSLSSPKCILQCQRVFSLTPLSCLARAPTLQLSSCTCPHCQNQYPILNVPCRSYAYHHHTRPSPLLEKKGQASGFPKRSSSESRVHQPDPRHQSREHRLSDPRRMQAIGNIRNLLRYTYSVDQASSTATTASNASTGDVKKRKPGQRSHSCVGTRDNKGRPLITHEGTQNYLVSSVLNL
- the LOC113068155 gene encoding uncharacterized protein LOC113068155 isoform X2 encodes the protein MHKSKKSTKAPLHPPPNNGISQSSEPDSQQRLRRTSLDEMLIMANPSGRQHNTKIKSYATSKNGQKERRQRENSHDAKETGGRGKSSSARPATPHSLQDQGEDSSECRSEAEGCALQNKDEDKDSASDLSDSERYSVLPAQIYPPDLNLRAEVIDPSDFHASRPSCRVHSSYPDFLPPPFNSWSLQQLAVSLNSEGKGIPCPKPSGQLERYLDWLLQLEWHQIQTVQEDGRKSNTPFLKGCHLPHSSSHLSLSSPKCILQCQRVFSLTPLSCLARAPTLQLSSCTCPHCQNQYPILNVPCRSYAYHHHTRPSPLLEKKGQASGFPKRSSSESRVHQPDPRHQSREHRLSDPRRMQAIGNIRNLLRYTYSVDQASSTATTASNASTGDVKKRKPGQRSHSCVGTRDNKGRPLITHEGTQNYLVSSVLNL